AAATAGGCAGGAGGAACAACATCTGGTCTAGTAGATAAAGCCTGGCCGATTTTAATGTAGGCAGGGCCTAACTTAGTTAAAATTTTAATTAGCTGACGCGCTCTTTTCTTTTGCTTGGGAATAGAATTACCAGTAAAACTATCCCACCAGACTCCAAGAACAAAGCGAGTAAAGGGAAATAAAATAGCAATTAAACGACCTAAGACTAAAAAAGGACGACGACGATACTGAGCGTTATTGGTTTCTGGGTTATAACGCCAGTCCGCATTTGGCTCATCATAAGCTAATTCAGTATCCTCATAGGTGTCGATCGCCTGGGATGGTACGGTAATGGTGTCTGTTCTAGATAAGACTGTCTCTTGACGCATAGGATAGTTTAAAGACTGACGTTAACAACTTTGTTAACAATTGTAACAAGAGATAGAAATAAACTACTCTTTCTTTAGATTACTTTGGTTCTTTATTTCCATCAAAAGTCAAAAGTTAGATTCTCTGGTTTTTTCAGTTTCTCTAGCTCGACGACGGTTTACTTGACGGGCTTTTTTGGCTGGAGTTAGCTGCTCGTAACAGTGAGGGCAAGAAATATGGGATTCATATTGAGGAGATTTTTTGTCTGCCGCTGAAATGGGATGGCCACAGGCATAGCAAAGCTCGTAACTACCGATTTCTAAACCTTCCTTGACAGCAACCCGCTCGTCAAAAACAAAACATTCTCCCTCCCACATACTTTCTTCGGGAGATATATTTTCCAGATATTTTAAAATTCCACCTTTAAGGTGATAGACCTCTTTAAATCCTTGAGACAGCAGATAGGAAGAAGCTTTTTCGCACCGAATTCCCCCAGTACAGAACATTGCTACTTTAGGATTTTCTTGCGGATTGAGGTTTTGCGCGATGTATTGAGGAAACTCGCGAAAAGATTGAGTATTGGGGTTCTTAGCTCGCTTAAAGCTGCCTATTTCTATTTCATAGTCGTTTCTCGTATCAATGACCACCACTTCAGGATCGGCGATCACCTGATTCCAATCTTGAGGATTAACATAAGTACCTACCTGTTGATTAGGGTTAACCGCTGGTAAGCCGAGAGTCACGATTTCTGATTTTATTTTGACCTTTAGTCTGACAAAAGGAAGCTTTTGCGCAGTCGATTCTTTGTGTTCAAGATCGGCTAAATTAGGCAAACTACGAAGCTGAGTTAAGACAGTGGCGATCGCTTTTTCCTGGCCTGCGATCGTGCCGTTAATACCTTCTTCGGCTAAGATAATCGTCCCCTTTAGCTCCTGTGATTGACACAATGTCAAGATTTGCTGTTTTTTAGCTTTTAAATCCGAAATATTCGCGAATTTATAGAAAGTAGCAATTAAATAAGTCATCGCAACTATAGGTAACTATGATTGAGGGAATTTTTGCTGCTGTACTTCTTGAGTAAAATCTTCGACGGCATCGGTAATTATCTGCCTGAGATTAACATAAGACTTAGCAAAAGGTGGTTTTCTGGCGGACAAGCCTAATAGATCGGCGGTAACTAAGACCTGACCATCACATTTATTGCCTGCGCCAATACCAATCGTGGGAATAGCAATTTTATCCGTAATAATTGCCGCCAGATCGCTGGGAATATGCTCTAAAACAATGCTAAATGCTCCTGCTTGAGCTAAAGCGATCGCCTGATCGATAATCATTTCTGCTTCTGCTTGAGTCTGTCCCTGCTGTTTGTAGCCCAAAATCCGAAACGACTGGGGAGTCAAACCCACATGACCCATGACAGGAATGCCAATTGTCGTTAATTCTCGAACGATCTCTACAATCATCGGCTGTCCGCCTTCTAGTTTAACTGCCGACGCGCCAGTTTCTTTCATTACTCTTCCTGCTGCTTCCATTGCCTGAGTTACGCTAACCTGATAGCTCATAAACGGTAGATCGCAAACGACTAAGGCATGTTTAACTCCACGACAGACTGCTTTAGCATGATGGATCATCTCATCAAGAGTTACAGGCAAAGTACTCGAATGACCCAAACCTACCATTGCCAAGGAATCGCCCACAAGAATCAGATCTACTCCTGCTCGATCTAAGATCTGCGCTAAGCTGTATTCCCAAGCTGTAAGGGAAATAATTGAGCGTCCTGACTCTTTCCACTGAGTTAATTGCTGTAAAGTTACTGCCATTGCGATCTAAGCTGGTTCTAATATTTTTAAAGCTGCTGTTTGAAGTTATTGTCTTATTGTAAAAGCTACATATCACAACTTAATTATTAGAACATGGCAAAACTTAAATTACAAAATTTACACAAAAAATATCGTGCTGATGTTGTTCCTGTCAAAGATATTTCCTTAGAAATTAATGACGGTGAATTTCTAACTTTATTAGGGCCTTCTGGATGTGGTAAATCCACCCTGTTACGTCTCATTGCTGGCTTAGAAGCTCCAACTAGTGGGGAAGTAAGTATTGGCGGGCAAAATGTCAATCAGGCTGCTCCTGGCGATCGCAATATGGCAATGGTTTTTCAAAGCTATGCTCTCTATCCTCACATGACCGCAGCCGAAAATATTGCTACGGCACTAAAATTACGCAAGATGCCTGAAGCGGAAATCAAGCGTCGAGTTAATGAGGCAGCCCATAAATTAGAGTTAACTAGTCTACTTAACCGTAAACCAGGTCAGATGTCTGGTGGTCAAAGACAAAGAGTAGCCTTAGCTAGAGCCTTAGTGCGCGACCCTGAAGTATTTTTGCTAGACGAGCCGTTAAGTAATCTGGATGCCCTGTTGCGAGAGCAGGTGAGAGCGCAGATGAAACAGCTATTCAAAGAGCAGAATAAGCCTGTAGTATATGTTACTCACGATCAAACCGAAGCCATGACTCTCTCTAGCAAAGTAGCAGTATTGAACCAAGGCATGATTCAACAGTTAGATCCTCCTAGTCGTATCTATTCCCATCCCGCCAATGAATTTGTTGCTAGCTTTGTCGGTAGTCCGCAAATGAATCTGTTAACCCTAAAGTGTGAGGGAAATAGCGCGTTCCTCGGTCAATATCGATTTGAATTACCAACTATGAATAATAAGCCAACTACAATCGTTTTTGGTATTAGACCTGAAGATGTCTGTCTAGCTGATGCCGAATCAGCCGCAACAATTATCGGTCAAGCATATCTGGTAGAGCAACTAGGCAAAGACAACTTAGTTAGTGTAAAAATACCAGACTCGGAAAAAACGCTTAGAGCTTTATTGCCTAGCGATCGCAACTGGCAAGACCAAACGATCCCTCTAGCGATCCAACCCCATAAAATCCACTGGTTTGATGTTGCAACAGGCGATCGCCTTTAAATGAGCTTAAAGCTATATTATGGGAAAGAATTGGAATTTATAGCAGTCGAAGTAAAAGTTAGGACAATATAAAATCTCGCGCAAAGACGCAAAGACGCAAAGGGATTAAAAGATGTCTTAATCTATCGTTCGATGGCTATAAAGCAAGAAAATAGGGATGAAAAATTTTTATGAGGGGTCGATCGATCGCGATTGTTCGGGAAAAGAACACTCTACAGTGATTTTAAGATGACTTTCGGCAGAACCTTCTGTAACATAAGGAATTCCTGCTTTTCCTCCTACTTTAATACCAAACTCTAAAGTTACTTTATTGATATTGCCACTAGCTATATTTCTAAAAGCGTTAAGAGTGTAGTTAGTATAGGCGCGAATTGTCCCTTCAATTGCTTGGAAATTTTGGACAACTTGATTTTGTGAATTGCTTCCCCCTAACCCCTTACCTCCTCTACCCAAGTCATCCCTAGTTAGTTCTTCTTCATCTTCCGTTTGTGTCGATTCTCTAGGGGCTATTTGAACTTCTTCTTGCACTTCCATATAGATGACTGTGCCGTCTTCGAGTTCGATCGGGGCTAATTGCGTCATTATTCTAGAGCTTTTGTAGTTAATTTGCTTTCTTAGTTAGAATTATCACAAATTAAGCGTTTTGGGCAATGTTAAAAGATGCATTAGTTGTTGGTATTAATAGCTACCAAGCTGAAGGCTTAAGAAATCTCCAAGCCTCTGCTGAGGATGCTGAAGCGATCGCACGTATCCTCGAACAACATGGTGAATTTAACATTCAAAGATTACCTGAAGCTATAACAAGAGATACGAAGAAACCCTATATTGGTAAAGAAATTCAAGTTAGTTTAACTCAATTACAAGATGCTTTAATCAAACTATTCAATCCACAAGGGCGCAATATCCCCGACACAGCGTTATTTTACTTTTCAGGGCATGGAATCCGCAGCACATCGGGAATTACAGAAGGATTTTTAGCTAGCAGTAATGTCGATCCGAATCAAAGATTTTATAGTTTATCTTTGCAATGGTTGCGTCGTTTACTGCAAGAAAGTCCAATTAAACAGCAAATTATTTGGTTAGATTGTTGTCATAGTGGGGAATTACTTAACTTTAATGAAGCCGATCCTGGTGATGTTGGTCAAGCTAGAGATCGTAGTTTCATTGCAGCTTCTAGAGAATTTGAACAGGCTTATGAAGATTTAGGCGATCGCTACAGTGTTTTAACTAAAGTTCTTTTAGAAGGATTAGATCCTACTCGTTGTCCTCAACAATGGATAACTAACATCAGTTTAGTGGATTTTATTGATAAGAATTTAAAGAATGCCACTCAAAGACCAATTTATAGTAACTTTGGCGCACCGATTGATTTAACTCGCACTTTAACAGCAACAGAAACCATAACACAAACACAAGCAACGACAGAAATTTGTCCCTATAAAGGATTGCAGTATTTTGAAAGCGATGACGCTGACTATTTTTATGGACGAGAAGAATTAACCGACACCCTACTCAATAAAATTAGACAAGATAATTTTCTCGCTATATTAGGGGCTTCTGGTAGTGGTAAATCTTCGGTACTCAGGGCGGGATTAGTCCATCAGTTAAAACTAGGATATAAACTAGCTAATTCTAGAGATTGGCAAATTTTAATTACCGTCCCCACCGAAAATCCCCTCAAAAGATTAGCAGAATTATTTGTTGACTCGAATTTATCTCAATTAGATAAAGCAGAACAATTAGGCAAAGCAGAAGGATTATTAAAAGAAGGCGCGGAAGGATTACGCAAATTAATACAAACTGCTGAAGTTAGCCGTGTCGTTCTAATTATCGACCAGTTTGAGGAAGTATTTACCTTGTGTCAAAACAATGACGAACGAGAGAAGTTTTTTCAGTGCATCTTCGGGGCGTTGGCAACAACTGAAAATAAACTCTGCCTCATTCTTGCCATGCGGGTGGATTTTTTGGGTAAGTGTCTGGAAAAGCATTACAGCGGACTGGGGAAAAAGATACAGGAGAATTTAATTACTGTTACTGCTATGTCTGAAGGGCAGTTAAGAGAAGCAATTATTAAACCTGCTGATCGAGTCAACCTGATAGTAGAAGAAGAATTAGTCGAAGAAATACTCAGGGATGTCAAAGGTTCACCAGGAATTTTACCATTACTTCAATATACCTTAACCGAAATCTGGAAATGGAAAACCGATAATTGCTTAAAACTGACTACCTATACAAAATTAGGCAGAATAGCTGGCACCTTAAATAAACGGGCAACGGAAGTATATAACTCATTTAATGAAGAAGAAAAAGAAACAGCTAAATATATCTTTTTGTCGCTTACTCAGCTAGGAGAAGGAACAGAAAATACTCGAAGAAGGGTATTAAAACGAGATTTAATTACTAATAAACATTCTGAAACTGTTATCGATAATGCAGTTAAAAAATTAGCAGATGAAAAGTTAATTGTCACTAGCGAACAAGTAGCCAAAGGTTCTCAATTAAGCAGAGAAGCAGTAGTTGATGTTGCCCATGAAGCATTAATTAGGAATTGGGATTTATTGGGCAAATGGTTAGATGAAAGTAGGAGTAATCTTTTAGAACAAAGAAAGATTGAAAACGATGCACGAGCATGGCAAGAGTCAGGCAAGAAAAGTGATTATTTATTACAAGGATTTCGTTTAAAAGAAGCCAATAAATTTCAAAAAGAATCGAGGGATAAATATTCTTTGTCAACCTTGGCAGAAGCTTTTATCAAAAAAAGTATTAGTAAAAAACGTAACAATTTATTCAAGTTTTTGATAATTCCTTTATTTGGCACAGGAATTGTTGGATTTTTTCTTTATCGATAAATCAGCATTCAAACCGCTTTGAAAACTGTTCAAGAAACCCAAGGGGAAAAATCTAACATTAGAAGATATAAAGCTTTAGAAAATTTGAATTCTTGGGGAGAATCTTTGAAAAATACGCCTTTAGAGAAAGTAAATCTATCAAACATCGATCTTCCTGATGCCGACCTCAATGGTGCCAACCTCAATGGTGCCAACCTCAGGAGTGCCAACCTCAGGAGTGCCAACCTCAGGAGTGCCGACCTCGTTGGTGCCAACCTCAATGGTGCCTTCCTCTATGATGCCAACCTCGTTGGTGCCAACCTCAGGAGTGCCGACCTCGTTGGTGCCAACCTCAGGAGTGCCAACCTCAATGGTGCCGACCTCAATGGTGCCGACCTCGTTGGTGCCGACCTCGTTGATGCCAACCTCAATGGTGCCTACCTCAGGAGTGCCGACCTCAATGGTGCCTACCTCAATGGTGCCAACCTCAGGAATGCCGACCTCGTTGATGCCTACCTCAATGGTGCCTTACTCAATGGTGCCTTACTCAATGGTGCCGACCTCAGGGGTGCCAACCTCAGGGGTGCCAAAAACCTAACCAACTCTCAAATCAAATCTGCTTGTTTCTGGGATCAAGCCATTTATAAAGGACATTTTGATTATAAATATAATGAATGGGTTACTGACGAGAAAGCCAATCAGCAATACATAGACCAACTTAAAAAAGACAAATCCTCCGATCCCGAAACTCCACCAGATTGCTAGTAAGTGGAAATGATAGACTTCCTTGATAGGGTCAGGGGTCAGGGGTCAGGGGTCAAGAGGTCAGGGGTCAGAGGTCAGAGGTCAGGGGTTAGGGGTCAGAGGTCAGGGGTTAGGGGTCAGGAGTCAGGGGTTAGGGGTCAGGGGTTAGGGGTCAGGGGTTAGGGGTCAGGGGTCAGAGATCACAATTGTAGACTTTTAGTTAAGGATAAAATTGGACTATTAAGTTTATTTTTTACCATGCTTAATAATAGCAATACTATTCAAGATAGAACAAAAAAATTTGCAATTAGAGTTATTAATGCTTATACAAAA
The genomic region above belongs to Pleurocapsa minor HA4230-MV1 and contains:
- a CDS encoding rhodanese-related sulfurtransferase — its product is MTYLIATFYKFANISDLKAKKQQILTLCQSQELKGTIILAEEGINGTIAGQEKAIATVLTQLRSLPNLADLEHKESTAQKLPFVRLKVKIKSEIVTLGLPAVNPNQQVGTYVNPQDWNQVIADPEVVVIDTRNDYEIEIGSFKRAKNPNTQSFREFPQYIAQNLNPQENPKVAMFCTGGIRCEKASSYLLSQGFKEVYHLKGGILKYLENISPEESMWEGECFVFDERVAVKEGLEIGSYELCYACGHPISAADKKSPQYESHISCPHCYEQLTPAKKARQVNRRRARETEKTRESNF
- the panB gene encoding 3-methyl-2-oxobutanoate hydroxymethyltransferase, which translates into the protein MAVTLQQLTQWKESGRSIISLTAWEYSLAQILDRAGVDLILVGDSLAMVGLGHSSTLPVTLDEMIHHAKAVCRGVKHALVVCDLPFMSYQVSVTQAMEAAGRVMKETGASAVKLEGGQPMIVEIVRELTTIGIPVMGHVGLTPQSFRILGYKQQGQTQAEAEMIIDQAIALAQAGAFSIVLEHIPSDLAAIITDKIAIPTIGIGAGNKCDGQVLVTADLLGLSARKPPFAKSYVNLRQIITDAVEDFTQEVQQQKFPQS
- a CDS encoding ABC transporter ATP-binding protein; protein product: MAKLKLQNLHKKYRADVVPVKDISLEINDGEFLTLLGPSGCGKSTLLRLIAGLEAPTSGEVSIGGQNVNQAAPGDRNMAMVFQSYALYPHMTAAENIATALKLRKMPEAEIKRRVNEAAHKLELTSLLNRKPGQMSGGQRQRVALARALVRDPEVFLLDEPLSNLDALLREQVRAQMKQLFKEQNKPVVYVTHDQTEAMTLSSKVAVLNQGMIQQLDPPSRIYSHPANEFVASFVGSPQMNLLTLKCEGNSAFLGQYRFELPTMNNKPTTIVFGIRPEDVCLADAESAATIIGQAYLVEQLGKDNLVSVKIPDSEKTLRALLPSDRNWQDQTIPLAIQPHKIHWFDVATGDRL
- a CDS encoding caspase family protein; its protein translation is MLKDALVVGINSYQAEGLRNLQASAEDAEAIARILEQHGEFNIQRLPEAITRDTKKPYIGKEIQVSLTQLQDALIKLFNPQGRNIPDTALFYFSGHGIRSTSGITEGFLASSNVDPNQRFYSLSLQWLRRLLQESPIKQQIIWLDCCHSGELLNFNEADPGDVGQARDRSFIAASREFEQAYEDLGDRYSVLTKVLLEGLDPTRCPQQWITNISLVDFIDKNLKNATQRPIYSNFGAPIDLTRTLTATETITQTQATTEICPYKGLQYFESDDADYFYGREELTDTLLNKIRQDNFLAILGASGSGKSSVLRAGLVHQLKLGYKLANSRDWQILITVPTENPLKRLAELFVDSNLSQLDKAEQLGKAEGLLKEGAEGLRKLIQTAEVSRVVLIIDQFEEVFTLCQNNDEREKFFQCIFGALATTENKLCLILAMRVDFLGKCLEKHYSGLGKKIQENLITVTAMSEGQLREAIIKPADRVNLIVEEELVEEILRDVKGSPGILPLLQYTLTEIWKWKTDNCLKLTTYTKLGRIAGTLNKRATEVYNSFNEEEKETAKYIFLSLTQLGEGTENTRRRVLKRDLITNKHSETVIDNAVKKLADEKLIVTSEQVAKGSQLSREAVVDVAHEALIRNWDLLGKWLDESRSNLLEQRKIENDARAWQESGKKSDYLLQGFRLKEANKFQKESRDKYSLSTLAEAFIKKSISKKRNNLFKFLIIPLFGTGIVGFFLYR
- a CDS encoding pentapeptide repeat-containing protein yields the protein MNSWGESLKNTPLEKVNLSNIDLPDADLNGANLNGANLRSANLRSANLRSADLVGANLNGAFLYDANLVGANLRSADLVGANLRSANLNGADLNGADLVGADLVDANLNGAYLRSADLNGAYLNGANLRNADLVDAYLNGALLNGALLNGADLRGANLRGAKNLTNSQIKSACFWDQAIYKGHFDYKYNEWVTDEKANQQYIDQLKKDKSSDPETPPDC